In a single window of the Pedococcus dokdonensis genome:
- a CDS encoding nitroreductase family deazaflavin-dependent oxidoreductase has translation MDKDIRSALHRSQVIDLTTTGRRTGQPRRIEIFMHDEDGLLFITGMPRADRVRDWIRNIEADPRVVVHLKKGIEADLPARARVVTDPDERRPMIEAAARRWGRTDIPTMMEHSPLIVLSVDGD, from the coding sequence ATGGACAAGGACATTCGCTCGGCACTGCACCGCAGCCAGGTCATCGACCTGACCACCACGGGTCGACGGACCGGTCAGCCACGTCGGATCGAGATCTTCATGCACGACGAGGACGGCCTGTTGTTCATCACGGGGATGCCGCGTGCCGACCGGGTCCGTGACTGGATCCGCAACATCGAGGCAGACCCCCGCGTCGTCGTCCATCTGAAGAAGGGCATCGAGGCAGACCTGCCTGCGAGGGCCCGGGTCGTCACCGACCCCGACGAACGGCGCCCGATGATCGAGGCGGCTGCGCGACGCTGGGGCCGCACCGACATCCCGACGATGATGGAGCACAGCCCGCTCATCGTCCTCAGCGTCGATGGCGACTGA
- a CDS encoding DUF6582 domain-containing protein, producing MSKDLSDSDNRKKLKRSSFALPEEEKYPIPDIAHARNALARVAQHGTEAEQKKVRAAVEKKYPSLKKDD from the coding sequence ATGTCCAAGGACCTCAGTGACAGCGACAACCGCAAGAAGCTGAAGAGGTCGTCGTTTGCGCTGCCGGAGGAGGAGAAGTACCCGATCCCCGACATCGCACACGCCCGTAACGCCCTGGCCCGCGTCGCGCAGCACGGGACCGAGGCTGAGCAGAAGAAGGTCCGCGCGGCCGTGGAGAAGAAGTACCCCAGCCTGAAGAAGGACGACTGA
- a CDS encoding putative immunity protein, producing MILPELRDPRLVTIRRSGLLTDADHRALANWAATCAEHVLHLFEGEQPGDTRPREAIEAARSWARGELPMMRARALGGHAMGAARTMRGAARFAAYAAGQAASVGHVAEHDLGAAAYAIKAAADAAPHHADAGRAERDWQREQLPEQVRVLVLEDQERRNAICWSVFSD from the coding sequence GTGATACTTCCCGAGCTCCGTGACCCGCGGCTGGTCACGATCCGCCGCAGCGGGTTGCTCACGGATGCCGACCACCGGGCCCTGGCCAACTGGGCTGCCACGTGCGCCGAGCACGTCCTGCACCTCTTCGAGGGCGAGCAGCCGGGGGACACGCGCCCGCGGGAGGCCATCGAGGCGGCCCGCTCGTGGGCTCGCGGTGAGCTGCCGATGATGCGGGCCAGGGCGCTCGGCGGACACGCGATGGGCGCGGCCCGGACGATGCGCGGGGCGGCGCGGTTCGCGGCGTACGCGGCCGGTCAGGCAGCCAGTGTCGGGCACGTCGCAGAGCACGACCTCGGTGCGGCGGCCTACGCGATCAAGGCGGCTGCGGATGCGGCTCCGCACCACGCAGACGCCGGGCGCGCCGAGCGGGACTGGCAGCGCGAACAGCTGCCCGAGCAGGTGCGCGTCCTGGTGCTCGAGGACCAGGAACGTCGCAACGCCATCTGCTGGTCGGTCTTCAGCGACTGA
- a CDS encoding DUF3515 family protein, with the protein MRARLTAARPLRTTTAGLLVLGVAGGLLSGCSSLVEVSPPQHAVECEPATARWPAKVSGQASRGVDVNGGVASDAHAWGDPAIIATCGWPALGPTDKECLDVDGVDWVVEQLSDGARFTTYGREPAIEVLVPHAYAPEPLLLPAFGEAAGALPSNGRKCD; encoded by the coding sequence GTGCGCGCCCGCCTGACGGCAGCGCGCCCGCTTCGCACCACGACCGCCGGCCTCCTCGTCCTCGGGGTGGCCGGCGGTCTGCTGTCCGGGTGCTCGTCCCTGGTCGAAGTGTCCCCGCCCCAGCACGCGGTGGAGTGCGAGCCGGCGACTGCGCGCTGGCCCGCCAAGGTGTCCGGCCAGGCCTCGCGTGGGGTGGACGTCAACGGCGGGGTCGCCTCGGACGCGCACGCCTGGGGAGACCCGGCGATCATCGCGACCTGCGGCTGGCCTGCCCTCGGCCCGACCGACAAGGAGTGCCTCGACGTCGACGGCGTCGACTGGGTCGTCGAGCAGCTGAGCGACGGAGCCAGGTTCACGACCTACGGGCGCGAGCCTGCGATCGAAGTGCTCGTCCCCCACGCCTATGCGCCGGAACCCTTGCTGCTGCCGGCTTTCGGCGAGGCCGCCGGTGCACTCCCGTCCAACGGCCGCAAGTGCGACTGA
- a CDS encoding Lrp/AsnC family transcriptional regulator — MVQAYILIQTEVGKAASVAEAIAGIAGVVLAEDVTGPYDVIARVEANTVDELGKLVIAKIQDVPGITRTLTCTVVHV; from the coding sequence GTGGTCCAGGCCTACATCCTGATCCAGACCGAAGTCGGCAAGGCGGCGTCCGTCGCCGAGGCCATTGCCGGGATTGCCGGTGTGGTGCTGGCCGAGGACGTCACCGGTCCCTACGACGTGATCGCCCGCGTCGAGGCCAACACCGTCGACGAGCTGGGCAAGCTCGTCATCGCCAAGATCCAGGACGTGCCGGGCATCACCCGCACCCTGACCTGCACCGTCGTCCACGTCTGA
- the thiL gene encoding thiamine-phosphate kinase, protein MVTAPLTLRDVSESELLRRIFPFFRASPGVAVGPGDDAAVLRTGPGTVATTDSMIRGRDWLDEWSGASDVATKLLTQNLADVAAMGARSTAVLVTLVADPATPLDWAVDFARTLGEQAADLGVAVAGGDLSSAPDGVLMVSITALGDLDGRAPVLRSGARVGDVVAVCGPLGRSAAGLALLQSGADPRTQPDGIRGWCIEHHLRPQAPLTEGPAAADAGATAMIDLSDGLLRDGHRVAGASGVRLALSPTALHGDVAELEPVVGEQALDCVLAGGEEHSLLATFTGAAPDGWRTIGVVEAGEGVTLDGAVQQPRGWDHFRA, encoded by the coding sequence ATGGTCACGGCGCCCCTCACCCTGCGAGACGTCTCCGAGTCGGAGCTCCTGCGCCGGATCTTTCCCTTCTTCCGGGCCTCCCCGGGAGTCGCGGTCGGGCCGGGTGACGACGCTGCCGTGCTGCGCACCGGACCGGGCACGGTGGCCACCACCGACTCGATGATCAGGGGACGCGACTGGCTCGACGAGTGGTCGGGTGCGAGTGACGTGGCGACCAAGCTGCTCACCCAGAACCTCGCCGACGTCGCCGCCATGGGAGCGAGGTCGACCGCCGTGCTCGTGACCCTGGTGGCCGACCCGGCAACGCCGCTCGACTGGGCGGTCGACTTCGCCCGAACCCTGGGGGAGCAGGCCGCGGACCTCGGCGTGGCCGTCGCCGGGGGCGATCTGTCGTCGGCTCCCGACGGCGTGCTGATGGTGTCGATCACCGCCCTGGGTGACCTGGACGGCCGGGCGCCGGTCCTGCGCAGCGGTGCCCGGGTCGGGGACGTCGTCGCCGTGTGCGGGCCGCTCGGCCGGTCAGCGGCCGGGCTCGCCCTGCTCCAGTCCGGCGCCGACCCGCGGACGCAGCCGGACGGCATACGCGGCTGGTGCATCGAGCACCACCTCAGGCCGCAGGCGCCGCTGACCGAGGGCCCGGCAGCCGCCGACGCCGGCGCGACGGCGATGATCGACCTGAGCGACGGGCTGCTCCGTGACGGTCACCGGGTCGCTGGAGCGAGCGGCGTGCGCCTCGCGCTGTCGCCGACGGCCCTGCACGGCGACGTCGCGGAGCTGGAGCCCGTGGTGGGGGAGCAGGCTCTGGACTGCGTGCTGGCCGGTGGTGAGGAGCACAGCCTCCTGGCCACCTTCACCGGCGCAGCCCCGGACGGGTGGCGCACGATCGGCGTGGTCGAGGCCGGCGAGGGCGTCACCCTCGACGGCGCTGTCCAGCAGCCGCGGGGCTGGGACCACTTCCGGGCGTAG
- the rpmB gene encoding 50S ribosomal protein L28, producing the protein MAANCDVCGKGPSFGHNISHSHRRTKRRWNPNIQRVKALVGDAGVTPKRLNVCTSCLKAGKVKR; encoded by the coding sequence GTGGCTGCCAACTGCGACGTCTGCGGCAAGGGACCGAGCTTCGGTCACAACATCTCGCACTCGCACCGCCGCACCAAGCGTCGCTGGAACCCGAACATCCAGCGCGTCAAGGCGCTGGTGGGCGACGCGGGCGTGACCCCGAAGCGTCTCAACGTCTGCACCTCGTGCCTCAAGGCCGGCAAGGTCAAGCGCTGA